A portion of the Bactrocera neohumeralis isolate Rockhampton chromosome 2, APGP_CSIRO_Bneo_wtdbg2-racon-allhic-juicebox.fasta_v2, whole genome shotgun sequence genome contains these proteins:
- the LOC126751427 gene encoding trafficking protein particle complex subunit 10: protein MNVKPIITYSGAGPLFRSLEAQILNAIPLDTCEWRRTFHRPTKQVRLEAQAQPFNVNVLEKYKKGEWSILEHPILHIFVTECNDLDTYKANAHEEIKNWLKQLTAFGISDWMILLVETLDVRKAKNILPRTTVLDKIRQDFATKNDDRCISVLNPAKFEQKSAESFRCLVQRIRFLMLASYNRNIAKYEELIRSRREKRNHEGWDFRQYFFMQEDLALVFEKLELHTEALIQYDELDAMFSQFITNSGFGEKQKWLEYFKQPLCSFHGICLNRRDKFEIRKKIKDSPVSILEFRNYLFERQAHLLQQNNETPEIARRLLNFLFSTLREIELVKLDTPEGALSCWEFVCALEVLQTCEQAMEPNEVICFQHCAPIWNLAKDKLYELGKLCGLLPGFTPTSEQLHIVVQLSAGIGDSPLEQSQFLNPTPQISEQRRDRSPNRRPKKSATDQLKEALGSNQAFEKLYLELAELAISTYKHVSRTRSARLVGLDLGNFYCALNEPHKAVGFFTDLLRELKAENWHTLSSQTLLELANCYRKMGDSLAYTKTCSSISCCQELEMLVRSFYFDEFLKSVKTMTTTLSAQPSMENANYCVLEDHFRICDINVLNAEPIIQDDIVLVQLKLESLYPREVVAESIQFSYEMHVAPLTGEATTPPSMLVVSGTKGGKLTKAPTASPLKESRLKMSLRLDYKQDNTLDCASVACDLPKVKQPVRRTSSTKRKLSPSVQSDFTNFVAVENIAIQPGTNIIELKSKATRVGTWDFKQMRISISQLEFFSEHLPFRVPPFVITTKPAEAVLNFKNLIAGIEQPVRLTVSGGSFIFPADAKIALKCSKNLRIRMARSKENSQPLSDKDGILQESTMDTKSNTVVQDDSTFSSVLQVSLHNFKSFEEREIALEVLTDLPGRKISKHLEHYVTLTCPWSRNELQIAIDFQPALEAQCRLHTCGTQKFLHVVMKGLEANLYLTEAKVKCDVAGVRLMDLNPPTQSCVQIYKGLTVSYLYEIQVEPLKAEIELPAVIKVHFITKYSTVENPQLLRNYGCAFDLVDYTTLFKVQTQLEPNELCRLRSVCNLNLKITKVHENPYVDLMYEVLSDQNLWAVCGRSAGVVSMKDVNSHSISLDVMPLSTGFLPMPNIRLSRYTAGGKNKTDTHSKVTPFPQGQVYNSTKSMQIHVIASSNGEQ from the exons ATGAATGTTAAACCAATAATTACAT attcGGGAGCTGGGCCATTATTTCGTTCTTTGGAAGCACAAATTCTCAACGCTATTCCACTAGATACCTGCGAATGGAGACGTACATTTCATCGCCCCACCAAGCAAGTGCGTTTAGAAGCACAAGCACAACCTTTCAACGTAAACGTGTTGGAAAAGTATAAGAAAGGAGAATGGAGTATACTGGAGCACccaattttacatatattcgTTACGGAGTGCAat GATTTGGATACTTATAAAGCAAACGCgcatgaagaaattaaaaattggttAAAGCAGTTGACAGCATTTGGTATTTCTGATTGGATGATATTATTAGTGGAGACCCTGGATGTACGCAAAGCAAAAAACATATTACCACGTACGACCGTGTTGGATAAAATACGACAAGATTTTGCTACGAAGAATGACGATCGTTGTATCTCGGTGCTAAATCCTGCGAAATTCGAACAAAAATCTGCTGAATCTTTCCGTTGTTTAGTCCAACGCATCAg GTTTTTAATGCTCGCTAGTTATAATCGCAATATTGCTAAATATGAGGAACTCATACGTAGTAGACGAGAAAAACGAAATCATGAAGGCTGGGACTTTCGCCAATATTTCTTTATGCAAGAAGACTTAGCACTTGTATTTGAGAAACTTGAATTACACACCGAAGCACTTATACAATATGACGAGTTGGACGCCATGTTCTCGCAATTTATAACTAACTCGGGTTTTggcgaaaaacaaaaatggttgGAATACTTCAAGCAACCATTATGTTCTTTTCATGGTATCTGTTTAAATCGACGAGATAAATTTGAAAtacgcaaaaaaattaaagacagCCCAGTATCCATATTGGAATTTCGAAATTACCTTTTTGAGCGTCAAGCGCATCTTTTGCAGCAAAACAATGAAACACCCGAAATCGCTAGAAGACtgttaaatttcttattttctaCTTTACGTGAAATAGAACTTGTCAAATTAGATACTCCGGAGGGTGCTCTGTCATGCTGGGAATTCGTTTGTGCTTTGGAAGTTCTACAAACGTGTGAGCAGGCCATGGAACCGAATGAAGTTATCTGTTTTCAACATTGCGCTCCCATCTGGAATCTAGCAAAGGATAAATTATACGAATTGGGAAAATTGTGTGGCTTACTCCCCGGCTTTACGCCTACGTCCGAACAATTGCACATCGTCGTACAGTTATCAGCGGGTATTGGTGATTCACCGCTAGAGCAGTCGCAGTTTTTGAATCCCACACCGCAGATCTCAGAGCAAAGACGCGACCGCTCGCCTAATCGTCGACCTAAGAAATCGGCAACAGATCAACTGAAAGAAGCTTTAGGATCTAATCAAGCATTTGAAAAACTTTATCTGGAATTAGCTGAATTAGCTATTAGTACATACAAACACGTTTCACGAACTCGTTCAGCGCGACTAGTGGGTTTGGACTTGGGTAATTTTTATTGTGCACTCAATGAGCCACACAAGGCTGTTGGTTTCTTTACCGACTTATTGCGCGAATTAAAGGCTGAAAATTGGCACACATTAAGCTCTCAAACATTGTTGGAACTAGCTAACTGTTACCGCAAAATGGGGGACTCGTTGGCCTATACGAAAACATGTAGTTCCATTTCTTGTTGCCAAGAGCTGGAAATGCTGGTACGCTCTTTTTATTTCGATGAGTTTCTCAAATCGGTGAAGACAATGACTACTACTTTATCTGCACAACCTTCAATGGAGAATGCCAATTACTGCGTGCTGGAAGATCATTTTCGCATTTGTGATATAAATGTGCTCAATGCTGAACCAATAATACAGGATGACATAGTGTTAGTACAGTTAAAACTGGAGAGCTTATATCCACGTGAAGTAGTCGCTGAAAGCATACAATTCTCCTACGAGATGCATGTCGCGCCACTGACTGGTGAGGCCACAACCCCACCTTCAATGCTGGTGGTTAGTGGCACGAAAGGTGGAAAGCTTACTAAAGCACCAACGGCATCGCCACTCAAAGAGTCGCGTCTGAAAATGTCACTTCGTTTAGACTACAAACAGGATAACACGCTGGATTGCGCATCGGTAGCATGCGACCTGCCCAAAGTCAAACAACCGGTGCGTCGCACGAGTAGCACCAAACGCAAGCTTTCGCCCAGTGTCCAGTCggattttacaaatttcgtaGCCGTGGAGAACATCGCTATACAACCTGGCACTAATATAATCGAACTGAAATCGAAAGCGACGCGTGTGGGCACTTGGGATTTCAAACAG ATGCGCATTTCTATATCTCAATTGGAATTTTTCTCCGAGCATTTGCCTTTCAGAGTACCACCATTTGTGATCACTACCAAACCGGCTGAGGCGGTGCTGAACTTCAAGAACTTAATTGCTGGCATTGAACAGCCGGTACGCCTAACTGTTTCAGGTGGCAGCTTCATTTTTCCAGCGGATGCCAAAATAGCACTGAAATGCTCAAAAAATCTGCGCATACGCATGGCGCGTTCAAAGGAAAACAGCCAGCCACTTAGTGACAAGGACGGCATTCTTCAAGAAAGCACCATGGACACAAAATCTAACACTGTTGTGCAAGACGATTCTACATTTAGCAGTGTGCTGCAAGTGTCTTTGCACAATTTCAAGTCTTTTGAGGAACGTGAAATCGCTTTGGAAGTGCTAACCGATTTGCCAGGCCGCAAAATATCGAAACATTTGGAGCATTATGTTACACTGACATGCCCCTGGTCACGCAATGAGCTGCAGATTGCGATTGATTTTCAACCGGCGCTTGAGGCTCAATGTCGACTGCATACGTGTGGCACGCAAAAGTTTTTGCATGTCGTCATGAAGGGCCTAGAGGCGAATTTATACCTAACCGAAGCCAAGGTGAAATGTGATGTGGCGGGTGTGCGTTTAATGGATCTGAATCCACCAACGCAGTCATGTGTT caaatcTATAAAGGTCTGACGGTTTcttatctttatgaaattcaaGTGGAGCCTCTAAAGGCGGAGATAGAGCTGCCTGCGGTCATCAAGGtgcactttataacaaaatactcAACTGTTGAAAATCCACAATTGTTACGCAACTACGGCTGCGCTTTCGATTTGGTGGATTATACAACACTTTTCAAGGTGCAGACTCAACTTGAGCCGAACGAGCTGTGTCGTTTACGCTCAGTgtgtaatttgaatttgaaaataaccAAGGTGCATGAAAATCCCTACGTGGATCTTATGTACGAGGTGCTGAGTGATCAGAATTTATGGGCCGTTTGTGGGCGTTCCGCAG GCGTCGTTTCAATGAAAGATGTGAATAGTCACTCAATCTCCTTGGATGTGATGCCATTGAGCACGGGTTTCCTACCCATGCCGAATATACGCTTGTCACGTTATACAGCCGgtggcaaaaacaaaactgaCACACACTCCAAGGTGACCCCATTTCCGCAAGGACAAGTATACAATAGCACCAAAAGCATGCAGATACACGTTATAGCCAGCAGCAATGGTGAACAATAG
- the LOC126751428 gene encoding small G protein signaling modulator 3 homolog isoform X1, producing the protein MESFFGRGHDGYVGREEHIKKLQTNCSEDDNLDELPPMMEELCVVDGLRPSPGGPFSALTPSMWPQEILAKLGQPEAEPTGPNDQPDYRFDEFGFRVEEEDGPEQSSNKLLSQPFVEDAQQRLQWIAHLEFSHNKEATELTWENVDVMLPRTEKLRSMVREGIPHSLRAQMWMRLSGALAKKQKSETSYHDIVKASGNDQLMTSKQIEKDLLRILPTNACFSNPHGTGIPRLRRILRGIAWLFPDIGYCQGTGVIAACLLLFMEEENAFWMMATIVEDLLPASYYSSTLLGIQADQRVMQTLIANYLTSVDETLKKHDIELSLITLHWFLTLFANVVHMKILVRIWDWFFYDGSIVLFQLTLGMLKLKEKDLQNLENSAQIFNSLSDIPGEVDDVQILFHQALEVGGSLSQTVIDTHRRRHLAYLMADQGGLVGNPEAVPNLPKQHLARRQVRKSKSILETLLFRGEPDSVELKNKNIRQTEILVDLREAILKVARHFITIEPKLAAHIQLTANYSTDSHAKDHENFINVARRRKRRAKALHDFERHDDDELGFRKNDIITIISQKDEHCWVGELNGLRGWFPAKFVELLDERSKLYTSAGDDAISETVTDLVRGTLAPSIKAFLEHGMKRPSFLGGPIHPWLFIEEAATREVEKDFESVYSRLVLCKTYRLDEDGKVLTPEELLFRCVQAVNQSHDEAHAQMDVKLRSLICLGLNEQVLHLWLEVLCSCQEVVQKWYYPWSYIDSPGWVQIKCELRILSQFAFNLNPDWELPPKRGKESQPLKDGVRDMLVKHHLFSWDL; encoded by the exons atggAAAGTTTTTTCGGCCGAGGACATGATGGTTATGTTGGACGCGAAGAACATATT AAAAAGTTGCAGACAAACTGTTCGGAAGATGACAATTTGGATGAACTGCCACCAATGATGGAAGAACTGTGTGTGGTTGATGGCTTACGACCAAGTCCCGGTGGTCCGTTCTCTGCACTAACGCCATCAATGTGGCCGCAAGAGATTCTTGCGAAGCTGGGCCAACCCGAGGCAGAACCAACTGGTCCGAACGATCAACCTGATTATCGTTTTGACGAATTCGGGTTTCGGGTGGAAGAGGAGGACGGTCCAGAACAAAGTTCAAACAAACTGCTTTCCCAGCCATTCGTAGAAGATGCCCAACAACGTTTACAATGGATTGCGCACTTAGAGTTTTCACACAACAAAGAGGCTACTGAATTAACTTGGGAAAATGTAGATGTTATGCTCCCACGCACTGAAAAATTGCGTAGTATGGTTCGTGAGGGTATACCCCACTCATTACGAGCGCAAATGTGGATGCGATTATCTGGCGCATTGGCCAAAAAGCAGAAAAGCGAAACAAGTTATCATGATATTGTTAAAG ccTCAGGGAATGATCAACTTATGACCTCAAAACAAATTGAGAAAGATCTCTTGCGTATATTACCAACAAATGCGTGCTTCAGCAACCCGCATGGCACAGGAATACCACGTCTGCGCCGGATACTACGCGGCATCGCTTGGCTTTTTCCAGATATCGGTTATTGTCAAGGTACTGGTGTAATAGCCGCTTGCTTGCTGCTTTTCATGGAGGAAGAAAATGCTTTCTGGATGATGGCGACTATAGTAGAAGATTTGTTACCCGCTTCGTACTATTCCTCAACATTATTGGGCATACAAGCTGATCAACGTGTTATGCAAACTTTGATTGCTAATTATCTAACATCGGTTGATGAAACACTGAAGAAACACGACATCGAGTTATCGCTTATAACATTACATTGGTTTCTGACACTATTCGCCAATGTAGTACATATGAAGATATTGGTGCGCATTTGGGATTGGTTTTTTTATGACGGCAGCATTGTTCTCTTCCAACTCACGTTGGGTATGCTGAAGCTGAAAGAAAAGGATTTGCAAAATCTTGAGAACTCCGCTCAGATATTCAATTCCTTATCTGACATACCTGGCGAAGTGGATGACGTTCAG ATACTTTTCCATCAAGCCCTTGAGGTGGGTGGCTCTTTAAGTCAAACTGTCATTGACACTCATCGTCGACGGCATCTTGCCTATCTTATGGCAGACCAAGGTGGACTTGTTGGTAATCCTGAGGCGGTCCCGAATCTACCCAAACAACATTTGGCTCGCCGACAAGTGCGAAAAAGCAAATCTATCTTAGAAACGCTCCTCTTTCGTGGCGAGCCAGATTCTGTGGAACTGAAAAATAAGAATATACGACAGACCGAAATTCTGGTAGACTTACGTGAGGCAATATTGAAAGTAGCGCGCCACTTCATTACCATTGAGCCAAAATTGGCAGCACACATACAATTGACAGCAAATTATAGCACTGATTCGCATGCGAAGGAtcatgaaaatttcattaatgtGGCGCGTCGACGGAAAAGAAGAGCGAAGGCGTTACACGACTTCGAACGACATGATGATGACGAATTGGGCTTCCGTAAAAACGACATCATCACAATAATTAGTCAAAAGGATGAACACTGTTGGGTGGGAGAACTAAATGGACTGCGCGGCTGGTTCCCTGCCAAATTCGTTGAGTTGCTAGACGAGCGCAGTAAGCTATACACTTCGGCTGGCGACGATGCGATTTCTGAAACCGTAACAGATTTGGTGCGCGGTACATTGGCGCCATCGATTAAAGCTTTTCTCGAACATGGCATGAAGAGACCCTCGTTTCTGGGTGGTCCAATACATCCATGGCTTTTCATTGAAGAGGCAGCCACTCGTGAAGTTGAGAAAGATTTCGAATCGGTTTACAGCCGCCTAGTGCTATGTAAGACATATCGCTTGGATGAAGATGGCAAAGTATTGACACCGGAAGAGCTATTGTTTCGCTGCGTGCAGGCAGTTAATCAATCACACGATGAGGCGCATGCGCAAATGGATGTCAAGTTACGCTCACTTATATGCCTTGGACTGAATGAACAGGTGCTACATTTGTGGCTGGAAGTGTTGTGTTCGTGTCAGGAAGTTGTACAGAAGTGGTATTATCCCTGGAGTTATATTGATTCGCCGGGCTGGGTGCAAATCAAATGTGAacttcgaatactttcacaaTTCGCTTTCAATTTGAATCCAGACTGGGAATTACCGCCTAAAAGGGGCAAAGAGTCACAACCACTGAAGGATGGTGTCCGTGACATGCTTGTAAAGCACCATTTATTCTCGTGGGATTTGTGA
- the LOC126751448 gene encoding DNA-directed RNA polymerase II subunit RPB7, translating into MFYHISLEHEILLHPRYFGPQLLETVKQKLYTEVEGTCTGKYGFVIAVTTIDQIGSGVIQPGQGFVVYPVKYKAIVFRPFKGEVLDAVVKQINKVGMFAEIGPLSCFISHHSIPADMQFCPNGNPPCYKSKDEDVVISGEDKIRLKIVGTRVDATGIFAIGTLMDDYLGLVCS; encoded by the exons atgttttacCAT atCTCACTGGAACATGAGATTCTTTTGCATCCGCGTTATTTCGGGCCACAATTGCTGGAGACTGTAAAGCAGAAACTTTATACCGAAGTAGAAGGTACGTGCACAGGAAAGTATGGTTTCGTGATAGCTGTGACCACAATCGATCAAATTGGCTCCGGCGTAATACAGCCAGGTCAGGGATTTGTGGTGTATCCTGTGAAATACAAAGCAATCGTTTTTCGGCCGTTCAAAGGGGAGGTATTGGATGCCGTtgtgaaacaaataaacaaa GTTGGCATGTTCGCGGAAATTGGACCACTCTCTTGCTTTATATCACACCAT TCCATCCCAGCTGATATGCAATTCTGTCCGAACGGTAATCCACCATGTTACAAATCAAAAGATGAAGATGTGGTAATTTCGGGTGAGGACAAAATACGTCTCAAAATTGTTGGTACACGTGTGGACGCGACCGGAATT TTCGCGATCGGTACACTTATGGACGATTACTTAGGTTTAGTGTGCagttaa
- the LOC126751449 gene encoding thialysine N-epsilon-acetyltransferase, with protein sequence MASKPIFTFRRAKIDDIGAVREMIQELADFEKMSDGPKLTEKDLIRDAGLDGGQEFCHIYVLDQQSAEQPTPVTIGYSICFYAYSTWQGKSYFLEDIYVRPAYRKLGAGAYMFSAVAAKAKEYGCQRLDFHVLGWNPARKFYNRMGAEDLTESEEWHFYRLHREQIEKLSNEL encoded by the exons ATGGCGTCTAAACCAATATTCACCTTTAGACGTGCAAAAATCGACGATATCGGCGCGGTACGTGAAATGATACAG GAGTTGGCTGATTTCGAAAAGATGAGCGATGGTCCGAAACTAACAGAGAAAG ATTTAATACGCGACGCAGGACTCGACGGTGGACAGGAATTTTGTCATATATATGTGCTCGACCAGCAAAGTGCAGAACAACCCACGCC CGTCACCATCGGCTATAGCATTTGCTTCTACGCCTACTCAACATGGCAAGGGAAATCCTATTTTCTTGAAGACATTTACGTGCGTCCCGCATATCGTAAGCTGGGTGCCGGCGCTTATATGTTCAGTGCTGTTGCGGCAAAAGCGAAGGAATATGGCTGTCAACGCCTGGATTTTCATGTGCTTGGCTGGAATCCAGCGCGAAAATTCTATAATCGTATGGGTGCCGAGGATTTGACCGAGAGTGAGGAGTGGCATTTTTATCGGTTGCATCGTGAACAAATCGAGAAATTGTCCAATGAATTATAG
- the LOC126751428 gene encoding small G protein signaling modulator 3 homolog isoform X2, whose translation MESFFGRGHDGYVGREEHITNCSEDDNLDELPPMMEELCVVDGLRPSPGGPFSALTPSMWPQEILAKLGQPEAEPTGPNDQPDYRFDEFGFRVEEEDGPEQSSNKLLSQPFVEDAQQRLQWIAHLEFSHNKEATELTWENVDVMLPRTEKLRSMVREGIPHSLRAQMWMRLSGALAKKQKSETSYHDIVKASGNDQLMTSKQIEKDLLRILPTNACFSNPHGTGIPRLRRILRGIAWLFPDIGYCQGTGVIAACLLLFMEEENAFWMMATIVEDLLPASYYSSTLLGIQADQRVMQTLIANYLTSVDETLKKHDIELSLITLHWFLTLFANVVHMKILVRIWDWFFYDGSIVLFQLTLGMLKLKEKDLQNLENSAQIFNSLSDIPGEVDDVQILFHQALEVGGSLSQTVIDTHRRRHLAYLMADQGGLVGNPEAVPNLPKQHLARRQVRKSKSILETLLFRGEPDSVELKNKNIRQTEILVDLREAILKVARHFITIEPKLAAHIQLTANYSTDSHAKDHENFINVARRRKRRAKALHDFERHDDDELGFRKNDIITIISQKDEHCWVGELNGLRGWFPAKFVELLDERSKLYTSAGDDAISETVTDLVRGTLAPSIKAFLEHGMKRPSFLGGPIHPWLFIEEAATREVEKDFESVYSRLVLCKTYRLDEDGKVLTPEELLFRCVQAVNQSHDEAHAQMDVKLRSLICLGLNEQVLHLWLEVLCSCQEVVQKWYYPWSYIDSPGWVQIKCELRILSQFAFNLNPDWELPPKRGKESQPLKDGVRDMLVKHHLFSWDL comes from the exons atggAAAGTTTTTTCGGCCGAGGACATGATGGTTATGTTGGACGCGAAGAACATATT ACAAACTGTTCGGAAGATGACAATTTGGATGAACTGCCACCAATGATGGAAGAACTGTGTGTGGTTGATGGCTTACGACCAAGTCCCGGTGGTCCGTTCTCTGCACTAACGCCATCAATGTGGCCGCAAGAGATTCTTGCGAAGCTGGGCCAACCCGAGGCAGAACCAACTGGTCCGAACGATCAACCTGATTATCGTTTTGACGAATTCGGGTTTCGGGTGGAAGAGGAGGACGGTCCAGAACAAAGTTCAAACAAACTGCTTTCCCAGCCATTCGTAGAAGATGCCCAACAACGTTTACAATGGATTGCGCACTTAGAGTTTTCACACAACAAAGAGGCTACTGAATTAACTTGGGAAAATGTAGATGTTATGCTCCCACGCACTGAAAAATTGCGTAGTATGGTTCGTGAGGGTATACCCCACTCATTACGAGCGCAAATGTGGATGCGATTATCTGGCGCATTGGCCAAAAAGCAGAAAAGCGAAACAAGTTATCATGATATTGTTAAAG ccTCAGGGAATGATCAACTTATGACCTCAAAACAAATTGAGAAAGATCTCTTGCGTATATTACCAACAAATGCGTGCTTCAGCAACCCGCATGGCACAGGAATACCACGTCTGCGCCGGATACTACGCGGCATCGCTTGGCTTTTTCCAGATATCGGTTATTGTCAAGGTACTGGTGTAATAGCCGCTTGCTTGCTGCTTTTCATGGAGGAAGAAAATGCTTTCTGGATGATGGCGACTATAGTAGAAGATTTGTTACCCGCTTCGTACTATTCCTCAACATTATTGGGCATACAAGCTGATCAACGTGTTATGCAAACTTTGATTGCTAATTATCTAACATCGGTTGATGAAACACTGAAGAAACACGACATCGAGTTATCGCTTATAACATTACATTGGTTTCTGACACTATTCGCCAATGTAGTACATATGAAGATATTGGTGCGCATTTGGGATTGGTTTTTTTATGACGGCAGCATTGTTCTCTTCCAACTCACGTTGGGTATGCTGAAGCTGAAAGAAAAGGATTTGCAAAATCTTGAGAACTCCGCTCAGATATTCAATTCCTTATCTGACATACCTGGCGAAGTGGATGACGTTCAG ATACTTTTCCATCAAGCCCTTGAGGTGGGTGGCTCTTTAAGTCAAACTGTCATTGACACTCATCGTCGACGGCATCTTGCCTATCTTATGGCAGACCAAGGTGGACTTGTTGGTAATCCTGAGGCGGTCCCGAATCTACCCAAACAACATTTGGCTCGCCGACAAGTGCGAAAAAGCAAATCTATCTTAGAAACGCTCCTCTTTCGTGGCGAGCCAGATTCTGTGGAACTGAAAAATAAGAATATACGACAGACCGAAATTCTGGTAGACTTACGTGAGGCAATATTGAAAGTAGCGCGCCACTTCATTACCATTGAGCCAAAATTGGCAGCACACATACAATTGACAGCAAATTATAGCACTGATTCGCATGCGAAGGAtcatgaaaatttcattaatgtGGCGCGTCGACGGAAAAGAAGAGCGAAGGCGTTACACGACTTCGAACGACATGATGATGACGAATTGGGCTTCCGTAAAAACGACATCATCACAATAATTAGTCAAAAGGATGAACACTGTTGGGTGGGAGAACTAAATGGACTGCGCGGCTGGTTCCCTGCCAAATTCGTTGAGTTGCTAGACGAGCGCAGTAAGCTATACACTTCGGCTGGCGACGATGCGATTTCTGAAACCGTAACAGATTTGGTGCGCGGTACATTGGCGCCATCGATTAAAGCTTTTCTCGAACATGGCATGAAGAGACCCTCGTTTCTGGGTGGTCCAATACATCCATGGCTTTTCATTGAAGAGGCAGCCACTCGTGAAGTTGAGAAAGATTTCGAATCGGTTTACAGCCGCCTAGTGCTATGTAAGACATATCGCTTGGATGAAGATGGCAAAGTATTGACACCGGAAGAGCTATTGTTTCGCTGCGTGCAGGCAGTTAATCAATCACACGATGAGGCGCATGCGCAAATGGATGTCAAGTTACGCTCACTTATATGCCTTGGACTGAATGAACAGGTGCTACATTTGTGGCTGGAAGTGTTGTGTTCGTGTCAGGAAGTTGTACAGAAGTGGTATTATCCCTGGAGTTATATTGATTCGCCGGGCTGGGTGCAAATCAAATGTGAacttcgaatactttcacaaTTCGCTTTCAATTTGAATCCAGACTGGGAATTACCGCCTAAAAGGGGCAAAGAGTCACAACCACTGAAGGATGGTGTCCGTGACATGCTTGTAAAGCACCATTTATTCTCGTGGGATTTGTGA